A window from Neodiprion fabricii isolate iyNeoFabr1 chromosome 2, iyNeoFabr1.1, whole genome shotgun sequence encodes these proteins:
- the LOC124175349 gene encoding ran GTPase-activating protein 1 isoform X2, with the protein MTTFNLTEIQEQLNKASEKTPESGVSFNGKSLKLNSEADAEEVVKAIEQCQKLDYLDLEGNTLGPDAAKAVAKALEAKGSSLKRALWKDMFTGRMKTEIPLALEYLGTGLCAAQTRLVELDLSDNAFGPVGVKGLATLLSSSACFTLRELKLNNNGLGITGGKMLAKALLNCHENSSKENETAPLALRVFIAGRNRLENDGAAALAEVFTKLTTLEEISMPQNGIYHKGIAALAQALSVNPRLKILNLNDNTVGPEGARALAKSLPNLPDLEKLNLGDCLLKTRGASVLAEALANEGAHRNLMELNLSFNEIGAASIDAIVAAVADKQELTSLVLDGNVFGSKGRENLEGALIASQKLSVLGSLEENESESEGDSESGEETESEDSDDENKTSEVEKEDDQEISKIEKDKQNVTVQDFLKNPTAENLLRLQGDKIQLFLEHAKSQSVNGHESQKETYAEVLIRSIMKVSSLCASGYMDARIEAERVTDGLYMELFAYATKTDQVSQLNNVFLINLGLIKSEDKTAGRIDWNLEGCFKALEKISTKDYFLTETRNALKVFIELPIKTGKVRVDPFQNVKASLKKVLDQI; encoded by the exons ATGACCACGTTCAATCTAACCGAAATACAAGAACAGCTAAACAAAGCCAGTGAAAAAACTCCTGAAAGTGGTGTTTCGTTTAATGGAAAATCGCTGAAATTAAACAGCGAAGCGGACG CTGAGGAAGTCGTCAAAGCAATTGAACAATGTCAGAAATTGGATTACCTCGACTTGGAAGGAAACACGCTTGGTCCCGATGCGGCCAAGGCAGTGGCAAAGGCTTTGGAAGCGAAGGGTTCTTCGCTCAAACGAGCCTTGTGGAAAGACATGTTCACAGGGCGGATGAAGACTGAGATTCCTCTTGCCCTGGAATATCTAGGTACAGGACTATGTGCAGCCCAAACTCGCCTTGTCGAGCTTGATCTCAGTGACAATGCGTTTGGCCCTGTCGGCGTTAAGGGGTTGGCCACGCTACTCAGCTCTAGCGCATGTTTCACTCTACGTGAACTCAAACTGAACAACAATGGACTTGGAATAACGGGAGGAAAAATGCTAGCCAAAGCTCTTCTAAATTGTCATGAAAATAGTTCTAAGGAAAACG AAACAGCACCATTGGCCTTGCGAGTCTTCATTGCTGGACGAAACAGACTAGAAAATGATGGAGCTGCAGCACTGGCTGAGGTGTTCACAAAGCTGACTACCCTGGAAGAGATATCGATGCCACAAAATGGGATTTACCACAAAGGGATAGCTGCTCTAGCACAAGCGCTCTCCGTCAATCCAAGATTGAAGATTTTAAACCTCAACGATAACACAGTTGGGCCAGAGGGAGCACGAGCTCTAGCAAAATCCTTACCGAACTTGCCAGACTTGGAAAAACTTAATCTTGGAGATTGTTTGCTCAAAACACGGGGAGCCTCAGTGCTGGCTGAAGCGCTAGCCAACGAAGGCGCACACCGCAATCTGATGGAATTGAATTTGAGCTTTAACGAAATAGGCGCGGCTAGTATCGATGCAATAGTAGCGGCCGTTGCGGATAAGCAGGAATTGACGAGCTTAGTACTTGATGGCAACGTTTTTGGTAGCAAAGGAAGAGAAAACTTAGAAGGAGCACTTATTGCTTCGCAAAAACTATCGGTTCTTGGGAGTCTTGAGGAGAATGAATCTGAAAGCGAAGGCGATAGCGAAAGTGGAGAGGAAACTGAAAGTGAGGACAGCGACGATGAAAACAAGACTTCTGAAGTAGAAAAGGAAGACGATCAAGAGATATCAAAGATCGAAAAGGATAAACAGAACGTGACGGTTCAggactttttgaaaaatccaacTGCTGAAAACCTTCTTCGACTTCAAGGCGACAAAATACAGTTGTTCTTGGAACACGCTAAG AGTCAGTCTGTAAACGGACACGAATCTCAAAAAGAAACATATGCTGAAGTGCTTATTAGATCTATAATGAAGGTTTCTTCGTTGTGTGCTAGCGGCTATATGGATGCCAGAATAGAGGCAGAACGAGTGACAGACGGGCTTTACATGGAATTGTTTGCATATGCGACAAAAACTGACCAAGTTTCCCAACTAAACAATGTTTTTCTGATTAATTTGGGCTTGATTAAG AGTGAGGATAAAACTGCTGGTAGAATTGATTGGAATCTCGAGGGATGCTTTAAAGCATTGGAGAAAATAAGCACCAAGGATTATTTTCTAACAGAGACTAGGAATGCCCTAAAAGTATTCATTGAACTACCAATAAAAACTGGAAAAGTCAGGGTAGACCCATTTCAGAACGTTAAGGCTTCTCTCAAGAAGGTTCTCGACcaaatataa
- the LOC124175349 gene encoding ran GTPase-activating protein 1 isoform X1 — protein MTTFNLTEIQEQLNKASEKTPESGVSFNGKSLKLNSEADAEEVVKAIEQCQKLDYLDLEGNTLGPDAAKAVAKALEAKGSSLKRALWKDMFTGRMKTEIPLALEYLGTGLCAAQTRLVELDLSDNAFGPVGVKGLATLLSSSACFTLRELKLNNNGLGITGGKMLAKALLNCHENSSKENVETAPLALRVFIAGRNRLENDGAAALAEVFTKLTTLEEISMPQNGIYHKGIAALAQALSVNPRLKILNLNDNTVGPEGARALAKSLPNLPDLEKLNLGDCLLKTRGASVLAEALANEGAHRNLMELNLSFNEIGAASIDAIVAAVADKQELTSLVLDGNVFGSKGRENLEGALIASQKLSVLGSLEENESESEGDSESGEETESEDSDDENKTSEVEKEDDQEISKIEKDKQNVTVQDFLKNPTAENLLRLQGDKIQLFLEHAKSQSVNGHESQKETYAEVLIRSIMKVSSLCASGYMDARIEAERVTDGLYMELFAYATKTDQVSQLNNVFLINLGLIKSEDKTAGRIDWNLEGCFKALEKISTKDYFLTETRNALKVFIELPIKTGKVRVDPFQNVKASLKKVLDQI, from the exons ATGACCACGTTCAATCTAACCGAAATACAAGAACAGCTAAACAAAGCCAGTGAAAAAACTCCTGAAAGTGGTGTTTCGTTTAATGGAAAATCGCTGAAATTAAACAGCGAAGCGGACG CTGAGGAAGTCGTCAAAGCAATTGAACAATGTCAGAAATTGGATTACCTCGACTTGGAAGGAAACACGCTTGGTCCCGATGCGGCCAAGGCAGTGGCAAAGGCTTTGGAAGCGAAGGGTTCTTCGCTCAAACGAGCCTTGTGGAAAGACATGTTCACAGGGCGGATGAAGACTGAGATTCCTCTTGCCCTGGAATATCTAGGTACAGGACTATGTGCAGCCCAAACTCGCCTTGTCGAGCTTGATCTCAGTGACAATGCGTTTGGCCCTGTCGGCGTTAAGGGGTTGGCCACGCTACTCAGCTCTAGCGCATGTTTCACTCTACGTGAACTCAAACTGAACAACAATGGACTTGGAATAACGGGAGGAAAAATGCTAGCCAAAGCTCTTCTAAATTGTCATGAAAATAGTTCTAAGGAAAACG TAGAAACAGCACCATTGGCCTTGCGAGTCTTCATTGCTGGACGAAACAGACTAGAAAATGATGGAGCTGCAGCACTGGCTGAGGTGTTCACAAAGCTGACTACCCTGGAAGAGATATCGATGCCACAAAATGGGATTTACCACAAAGGGATAGCTGCTCTAGCACAAGCGCTCTCCGTCAATCCAAGATTGAAGATTTTAAACCTCAACGATAACACAGTTGGGCCAGAGGGAGCACGAGCTCTAGCAAAATCCTTACCGAACTTGCCAGACTTGGAAAAACTTAATCTTGGAGATTGTTTGCTCAAAACACGGGGAGCCTCAGTGCTGGCTGAAGCGCTAGCCAACGAAGGCGCACACCGCAATCTGATGGAATTGAATTTGAGCTTTAACGAAATAGGCGCGGCTAGTATCGATGCAATAGTAGCGGCCGTTGCGGATAAGCAGGAATTGACGAGCTTAGTACTTGATGGCAACGTTTTTGGTAGCAAAGGAAGAGAAAACTTAGAAGGAGCACTTATTGCTTCGCAAAAACTATCGGTTCTTGGGAGTCTTGAGGAGAATGAATCTGAAAGCGAAGGCGATAGCGAAAGTGGAGAGGAAACTGAAAGTGAGGACAGCGACGATGAAAACAAGACTTCTGAAGTAGAAAAGGAAGACGATCAAGAGATATCAAAGATCGAAAAGGATAAACAGAACGTGACGGTTCAggactttttgaaaaatccaacTGCTGAAAACCTTCTTCGACTTCAAGGCGACAAAATACAGTTGTTCTTGGAACACGCTAAG AGTCAGTCTGTAAACGGACACGAATCTCAAAAAGAAACATATGCTGAAGTGCTTATTAGATCTATAATGAAGGTTTCTTCGTTGTGTGCTAGCGGCTATATGGATGCCAGAATAGAGGCAGAACGAGTGACAGACGGGCTTTACATGGAATTGTTTGCATATGCGACAAAAACTGACCAAGTTTCCCAACTAAACAATGTTTTTCTGATTAATTTGGGCTTGATTAAG AGTGAGGATAAAACTGCTGGTAGAATTGATTGGAATCTCGAGGGATGCTTTAAAGCATTGGAGAAAATAAGCACCAAGGATTATTTTCTAACAGAGACTAGGAATGCCCTAAAAGTATTCATTGAACTACCAATAAAAACTGGAAAAGTCAGGGTAGACCCATTTCAGAACGTTAAGGCTTCTCTCAAGAAGGTTCTCGACcaaatataa
- the LOC124175349 gene encoding ran GTPase-activating protein 1 isoform X3, translating to MTTFNLTEIQEQLNKASEKTPESGVSFNGKSLKLNSEADAEEVVKAIEQCQKLDYLDLEGNTLGPDAAKAVAKALEAKGSSLKRALWKDMFTGRMKTEIPLALEYLGTGLCAAQTRLVELDLSDNAFGPVGVKGLATLLSSSACFTLRELKLNNNGLGITGGKMLAKALLNCHENSSKENVETAPLALRVFIAGRNRLENDGAAALAEVFTKLTTLEEISMPQNGIYHKGIAALAQALSVNPRLKILNLNDNTVGPEGARALAKSLPNLPDLEKLNLGDCLLKTRGASVLAEALANEGAHRNLMELNLSFNEIGAASIDAIVAAVADKQELTSLVLDGNVFGSKGRENLEGALIASQKLSVLGSLEENESESEGDSESGEETESEDSDDENKTSEVEKEDDQEISKIEKDKQNVTVQDFLKNPTAENLLRLQGDKIQLFLEHAKSEDKTAGRIDWNLEGCFKALEKISTKDYFLTETRNALKVFIELPIKTGKVRVDPFQNVKASLKKVLDQI from the exons ATGACCACGTTCAATCTAACCGAAATACAAGAACAGCTAAACAAAGCCAGTGAAAAAACTCCTGAAAGTGGTGTTTCGTTTAATGGAAAATCGCTGAAATTAAACAGCGAAGCGGACG CTGAGGAAGTCGTCAAAGCAATTGAACAATGTCAGAAATTGGATTACCTCGACTTGGAAGGAAACACGCTTGGTCCCGATGCGGCCAAGGCAGTGGCAAAGGCTTTGGAAGCGAAGGGTTCTTCGCTCAAACGAGCCTTGTGGAAAGACATGTTCACAGGGCGGATGAAGACTGAGATTCCTCTTGCCCTGGAATATCTAGGTACAGGACTATGTGCAGCCCAAACTCGCCTTGTCGAGCTTGATCTCAGTGACAATGCGTTTGGCCCTGTCGGCGTTAAGGGGTTGGCCACGCTACTCAGCTCTAGCGCATGTTTCACTCTACGTGAACTCAAACTGAACAACAATGGACTTGGAATAACGGGAGGAAAAATGCTAGCCAAAGCTCTTCTAAATTGTCATGAAAATAGTTCTAAGGAAAACG TAGAAACAGCACCATTGGCCTTGCGAGTCTTCATTGCTGGACGAAACAGACTAGAAAATGATGGAGCTGCAGCACTGGCTGAGGTGTTCACAAAGCTGACTACCCTGGAAGAGATATCGATGCCACAAAATGGGATTTACCACAAAGGGATAGCTGCTCTAGCACAAGCGCTCTCCGTCAATCCAAGATTGAAGATTTTAAACCTCAACGATAACACAGTTGGGCCAGAGGGAGCACGAGCTCTAGCAAAATCCTTACCGAACTTGCCAGACTTGGAAAAACTTAATCTTGGAGATTGTTTGCTCAAAACACGGGGAGCCTCAGTGCTGGCTGAAGCGCTAGCCAACGAAGGCGCACACCGCAATCTGATGGAATTGAATTTGAGCTTTAACGAAATAGGCGCGGCTAGTATCGATGCAATAGTAGCGGCCGTTGCGGATAAGCAGGAATTGACGAGCTTAGTACTTGATGGCAACGTTTTTGGTAGCAAAGGAAGAGAAAACTTAGAAGGAGCACTTATTGCTTCGCAAAAACTATCGGTTCTTGGGAGTCTTGAGGAGAATGAATCTGAAAGCGAAGGCGATAGCGAAAGTGGAGAGGAAACTGAAAGTGAGGACAGCGACGATGAAAACAAGACTTCTGAAGTAGAAAAGGAAGACGATCAAGAGATATCAAAGATCGAAAAGGATAAACAGAACGTGACGGTTCAggactttttgaaaaatccaacTGCTGAAAACCTTCTTCGACTTCAAGGCGACAAAATACAGTTGTTCTTGGAACACGCTAAG AGTGAGGATAAAACTGCTGGTAGAATTGATTGGAATCTCGAGGGATGCTTTAAAGCATTGGAGAAAATAAGCACCAAGGATTATTTTCTAACAGAGACTAGGAATGCCCTAAAAGTATTCATTGAACTACCAATAAAAACTGGAAAAGTCAGGGTAGACCCATTTCAGAACGTTAAGGCTTCTCTCAAGAAGGTTCTCGACcaaatataa
- the LOC124175380 gene encoding 40S ribosomal protein S5, with protein MADIETFDDVVVTNLEALPVALSAELPEIKLFGRWNCDDVQVSDMSLQDYIAVKEKNAKYLPHSAGRYAAKRFRKAQCPIVERLTNSLMMHGRNNGKKLMAVRIVKHAFEIIHLLTGENPLQVLVTAIINSGPREDSTRIGRAGTVRRQAVDVSPLRRVNQAIWLLCTGAREAAFRNIKTIAECLADELINAAKGSSNSYAIKKKDELERVAKSNR; from the exons ATGGCGGATATAGAAACGTTCGACGATGTCGTAGTAACGAATTTGGAGGCTCTGCCGGTCGCTCTGTCCGCTGAGTTGCCAGAGATCAAATTGTTCGGTCGGTGGAACTGTGATGACGTTCAGGTCAGCGACATGTCCCTTCAGGATTACATTGCGGTCAAAGAAAAGAACGCAAAGTACCTGCCACATTCCGCTGGTCGATACGCTGCCAAACGTTTTCGCAAGGCGCAATGCCCCATTGTCGAACGGCTGACCAATTCTTTAATGATGCATGGTCGGAACAATGGAAAGAAACTCATGGCTGTCAGAATCGTCAAGCACGCCTTTGAGATCATCCATCTACTCACAGGCGAAAATCCTCTGCAG GTTCTGGTTACTGCGATAATAAACTCTGGACCTCGTGAAGATTCAACCCGTATTGGTCGTGCGGGTACGGTGCGTCGTCAAGCGGTTGATGTGTCACCACTGCGACGTGTAAATCAGGCGATCTGGCTATTGTGCACGGGCGCGCGTGAAGCAGCATTCCGAAACATTAAAACAATCGCGGAATGCTTAGCCGATGAGCTAATCAACGCAGCGAAGGGATCATCAAATTCATACGCCATCAAGAAGAAGGATGAACTTGAACGTGTCGCCAAATCCAACCGATAA